One window of the Synechococcus sp. CC9311 genome contains the following:
- a CDS encoding Nif11-like leader peptide family RiPP precursor: MSEEQLNAFIEKVQSNAILQGQLKAAADVEAVAAIAAENGFQLKPDNALRMLMWEFQEAELEGGD, from the coding sequence ATGTCAGAAGAGCAATTAAACGCCTTCATAGAAAAGGTCCAATCCAACGCCATTCTTCAAGGCCAGCTCAAAGCTGCCGCAGACGTCGAAGCGGTCGCTGCTATTGCAGCCGAGAACGGATTTCAGCTCAAGCCAGATAACGCTTTACGGATGCTGATGTGGGAGTTTCAAGAAGCAGAATTAGAAGGTGGAGATTGA
- the mnmH gene encoding tRNA 2-selenouridine(34) synthase MnmH, which translates to MSGMGSTNVSGIDLFRAASGTLVDVRTPSEFAQGHWPGAINIPLFNDEQRAIVGRAYKQKGRKQAIELGLSFTGPALVDLSKALTKAAGGPDQPLRLYCWRGGMRSNSMAWLAALKDHPTLVLEGGYKVYRRWVLEQFERRWPVQLLGGRTGTGKTDLLIALQALNVAVVDLEGLAHHRGSSFGGLGQPRQPSTEHYENGLAEALDDYRQRQATQIWLEAESSSVGCCRIPKALFLQMQKAPVLEIRRSLEERIDQLVEVYACQDPDQLQQATERIQRRLGPQRTQTALEAIRDQRWRDACRAMLDYYDRCYDHELKQAKETSHLDLSGRTPQDAAIELLNSGRVAPIDAP; encoded by the coding sequence ATGTCAGGGATGGGATCCACAAACGTGAGCGGTATCGATCTGTTTCGGGCAGCGAGCGGAACGCTGGTTGATGTACGAACTCCATCAGAATTTGCTCAGGGTCATTGGCCTGGCGCAATCAACATCCCACTTTTCAACGATGAACAGAGAGCCATCGTGGGACGCGCCTACAAGCAAAAGGGCCGGAAGCAAGCCATAGAGCTGGGCCTGAGCTTCACCGGCCCAGCCCTTGTCGATCTTTCCAAAGCGCTGACAAAGGCAGCTGGAGGGCCCGACCAGCCGCTTCGGTTGTATTGCTGGCGAGGAGGGATGCGCTCCAACAGCATGGCCTGGCTTGCGGCTCTCAAGGACCATCCCACCCTCGTACTCGAAGGCGGATACAAGGTGTATCGCCGCTGGGTGCTCGAGCAATTTGAACGCCGTTGGCCCGTCCAGCTTCTTGGCGGACGGACGGGCACGGGAAAAACAGATCTACTGATCGCCTTGCAAGCCTTAAATGTGGCTGTGGTGGATTTGGAGGGGTTGGCTCATCACCGTGGAAGCAGCTTTGGGGGTCTTGGTCAACCCCGTCAGCCCAGCACAGAGCATTACGAAAATGGATTAGCTGAAGCCTTAGATGACTATCGGCAACGACAAGCCACACAAATTTGGCTGGAAGCCGAGAGCTCCTCGGTGGGCTGCTGCCGCATCCCGAAAGCACTGTTCCTGCAGATGCAAAAGGCACCGGTGCTCGAAATTCGCCGCAGTCTCGAGGAGCGGATTGATCAGCTCGTGGAGGTGTATGCCTGCCAAGACCCCGATCAGCTGCAACAAGCCACGGAACGCATCCAGCGCAGGCTGGGTCCTCAAAGGACGCAAACTGCCTTAGAGGCGATCAGAGATCAGCGCTGGCGGGATGCTTGCAGAGCGATGCTCGACTATTACGACCGCTGTTACGACCACGAGCTCAAACAAGCCAAAGAAACATCCCATCTTGATCTCAGTGGCCGCACTCCACAGGATGCGGCGATAGAACTGCTGAACTCCGGTCGCGTTGCACCGATCGATGCCCCCTAA
- a CDS encoding DUF6439 family protein, producing MPTTESRWPEPAPELAKELHRCLSLGDRDWHRLKTDADRRSAELMAAALSQLIQGGERHDVEELTEQALRWIRRELKDPGCPHR from the coding sequence ATGCCAACGACTGAATCACGCTGGCCAGAACCCGCCCCTGAACTCGCCAAAGAACTCCATCGTTGCTTAAGTCTTGGCGACCGTGACTGGCATCGTTTAAAAACCGATGCCGACCGTCGTAGCGCTGAACTGATGGCTGCGGCCTTATCGCAACTCATCCAGGGGGGAGAGCGCCACGATGTTGAAGAGCTCACCGAGCAAGCGCTCCGCTGGATTAGACGGGAACTGAAAGATCCTGGCTGTCCGCACCGTTAA
- the glnA gene encoding type I glutamate--ammonia ligase codes for MAKTAQDVLRQIKDEGIELIDLKFSDLHGKWQHLTVCSDMVDEDAFKEGLAFDGSSIRGWKAINASDMSMVPDPATAWVDPFYRHKTLSLICSIQDPRTGDPYERCPRALAQKALAYLSNTGLADKAFFGPEPEFFLFDDVRYNSSEGGCFYSVDTIEAGWNSGRMEEGGNLAYKIQLKEGYFPVAPNDTAQDIRSEMLLMMAQLGIPIEKHHHEVAGAGQHELGMKFDELIQAADNVMTYKYVVRNVAKKYGKTATFMPKPVFNDNGTGMHVHQSLWKGDQPLFFGEGTYANLSQTARWYIGGILKHAPSFLAFTNPTTNSYKRLVPGFEAPVNLVYSEGNRSAAVRIPLTGPSPKAKRLEFRSGDALANPYLAFAAMMMAGIDGIKNQIDPGDGFDGDLFELPADQLKDIATVPASLNGALEALNADHHYLMEGGVFTKDFIDNWINLKYEEVQQLRQRPHPHEFTMYYDA; via the coding sequence ATGGCTAAAACTGCTCAGGACGTACTTCGCCAGATCAAGGACGAAGGAATCGAGCTGATCGACCTCAAATTCAGCGATCTGCACGGCAAGTGGCAACACCTCACCGTGTGTTCAGACATGGTCGATGAGGATGCCTTCAAGGAAGGTTTGGCCTTTGACGGATCCTCCATACGCGGCTGGAAAGCGATCAACGCGTCTGACATGTCCATGGTTCCAGACCCCGCCACAGCCTGGGTCGACCCTTTTTATCGCCATAAAACCCTCAGCCTGATCTGCTCGATCCAGGACCCAAGAACAGGGGACCCCTATGAGCGCTGCCCCCGTGCGTTGGCGCAGAAAGCTTTGGCTTATCTCTCCAATACAGGTCTGGCCGATAAAGCATTCTTTGGTCCCGAGCCTGAATTTTTTCTCTTCGATGACGTTCGCTACAACTCGAGCGAAGGCGGCTGTTTCTACAGCGTTGACACCATTGAGGCTGGGTGGAACTCCGGGAGGATGGAAGAAGGCGGAAACCTTGCTTACAAAATTCAGCTAAAGGAAGGTTATTTCCCTGTCGCACCAAACGACACAGCGCAAGATATTCGCTCCGAGATGTTATTGATGATGGCCCAATTGGGGATCCCCATTGAGAAGCATCACCATGAAGTGGCTGGTGCTGGCCAACACGAATTAGGAATGAAGTTCGACGAACTCATTCAAGCTGCCGACAACGTAATGACCTACAAATACGTTGTTCGCAACGTTGCAAAAAAGTACGGCAAAACAGCAACTTTCATGCCGAAGCCTGTCTTTAATGACAACGGCACTGGCATGCACGTGCACCAAAGCCTTTGGAAGGGCGATCAACCCTTGTTCTTCGGGGAAGGAACCTACGCCAACTTGTCTCAGACAGCCCGCTGGTACATCGGCGGAATTTTGAAGCATGCGCCGAGCTTCCTAGCCTTCACCAACCCCACCACAAACAGCTACAAGCGACTTGTTCCTGGATTCGAAGCACCTGTGAATTTGGTGTACTCCGAAGGCAACCGATCTGCTGCAGTTCGGATCCCCCTCACCGGCCCCAGTCCAAAAGCCAAGCGCTTGGAATTCCGTTCCGGTGATGCTTTAGCGAATCCCTATTTGGCCTTTGCCGCCATGATGATGGCTGGGATCGATGGCATCAAAAACCAAATTGATCCTGGCGATGGCTTCGATGGTGACCTCTTCGAGCTGCCAGCCGATCAGCTCAAGGACATAGCCACCGTTCCAGCATCACTGAACGGAGCTTTGGAAGCTTTGAATGCTGATCACCACTACTTAATGGAAGGCGGAGTGTTCACGAAAGACTTCATCGACAACTGGATCAACCTCAAGTACGAAGAGGTGCAGCAGTTGCGTCAGCGACCCCATCCCCACGAATTCACCATGTACTACGACGCTTGA
- a CDS encoding GUN4 domain-containing protein produces MLSGLSSSSDLSVDQLLEKFSSGSSRQKRSLIPAVEKAADQLAAMGEAALSSFDREGDEWAAGWILQTLHRHQPSALSSLFDASRGWFTTGSESDLDYSPLQQALLEERFEEADRLTSAFLRKLAGEQAERRGYVYFSEVLSMRGLDLVTLDRLWIAYSQGRFGFTVQARLLATLNGRYDKLWPRIGWKQEGVWTRYPNAFDWSLKAPEGHMPLINQLRGVRLIDALLNHPSLVARQ; encoded by the coding sequence ATGCTTTCTGGTCTTTCTTCTTCTTCCGATCTCAGCGTCGACCAGCTCCTCGAGAAATTCTCCAGTGGCTCATCACGACAAAAACGCTCCTTGATCCCAGCAGTCGAGAAAGCGGCTGATCAGCTGGCTGCCATGGGTGAGGCTGCTCTTTCCTCCTTTGATCGTGAAGGAGACGAGTGGGCTGCGGGTTGGATTTTGCAGACCCTTCATCGTCATCAACCTTCGGCTCTGAGCTCTCTGTTCGATGCTTCACGGGGATGGTTTACCACCGGTTCGGAATCCGATCTGGATTACTCCCCTCTTCAGCAGGCTCTTCTTGAAGAACGCTTTGAAGAAGCTGATCGCCTCACGAGTGCCTTCCTTCGCAAGCTGGCCGGTGAGCAGGCCGAACGGCGCGGGTATGTCTACTTCAGTGAAGTGTTGTCGATGAGAGGGCTTGATCTCGTCACGCTCGATCGTCTCTGGATCGCTTACTCCCAAGGCCGGTTTGGGTTCACAGTGCAGGCTCGCTTGCTGGCCACTCTCAATGGTCGTTACGACAAGCTTTGGCCTCGGATTGGCTGGAAACAGGAAGGTGTGTGGACGCGTTATCCCAATGCTTTTGATTGGTCATTGAAGGCTCCAGAGGGCCATATGCCACTGATCAACCAGCTTCGAGGCGTTCGATTGATCGATGCCTTGCTCAACCATCCGTCTCTGGTTGCTCGTCAATGA
- a CDS encoding urea transporter produces MQADAPSSYELLQALLPPPPPPVERKGLFAEQHFPTGSWGSGLRSFSQVIFINHPLSGALLLLAFLIQSPWMALLAALGMAAANSVSKLLNLGQSLRDQGIHGFNGALVGCAAAVLSDSSSVEDAGLIAVLVAFGGGLTTLILELWRRRFHRRGDPPALTLPFCLITWGLVALVSPRIPDTIETVKAAASPTAVQVLAVGLPHSFGQVFLCSDLVSGWLILLAVAIASPIAAALGACGALMGMMTALASGTDTAAVAQGLWGYNGVLVAIALGGIFHVPGRRTLVLALMGAGLASLLQALQGRLMGNLPVLTLSFVLTTWMMQRLAGRTLPALIPVAVHAVVTPEEHRKRFLVASELLGSFRRNLKQRVDGMAPNAEGEQPQTDLNSQIQHLFDQLDQNRDGHLSLDELRNALLSGGVNHKTHLRRTSSLNNQVLATMRSMDLNGDGHIDSAEFSQFIQRLQRLREGEERLLLYLMPVDANGNDRLDQEELTRLLQSIGQPPLTAGEQALVFPNQQQSLSWHNFVDRLLLS; encoded by the coding sequence ATGCAAGCTGATGCACCCTCTAGTTATGAGCTGCTGCAAGCTCTACTGCCTCCGCCGCCACCACCGGTAGAACGAAAAGGATTGTTTGCTGAACAGCATTTCCCGACAGGCTCCTGGGGAAGCGGGCTACGCAGCTTTTCCCAAGTGATCTTTATCAACCATCCACTCAGTGGTGCGCTGCTGCTGCTGGCCTTTCTGATCCAATCGCCTTGGATGGCTCTTTTGGCTGCCTTGGGAATGGCTGCAGCAAACTCCGTTTCCAAGCTGCTGAATCTTGGCCAAAGCCTGCGCGATCAGGGAATCCACGGCTTCAACGGTGCACTTGTGGGATGTGCCGCGGCAGTTTTATCAGACTCCAGCTCAGTGGAAGATGCTGGGCTGATCGCGGTGTTGGTGGCGTTCGGAGGCGGACTCACAACGCTGATTCTCGAACTTTGGCGTCGCCGCTTTCATCGCCGCGGAGACCCGCCGGCGCTCACCCTGCCGTTCTGTCTCATCACCTGGGGACTTGTGGCATTGGTCAGCCCTCGCATACCAGACACAATCGAGACGGTGAAAGCGGCTGCTTCCCCTACTGCAGTTCAGGTGTTGGCTGTCGGACTTCCCCACAGCTTCGGACAAGTCTTTCTCTGCTCCGATCTTGTCAGCGGATGGCTCATACTCCTGGCGGTTGCTATCGCTAGCCCCATCGCCGCCGCGCTGGGAGCGTGTGGTGCCCTGATGGGGATGATGACCGCCTTAGCAAGCGGTACCGACACCGCTGCTGTGGCACAAGGTTTATGGGGTTACAACGGCGTTTTGGTTGCGATCGCCCTCGGTGGGATCTTCCACGTGCCCGGACGCAGAACCCTTGTCTTAGCTCTCATGGGAGCCGGGCTTGCAAGCCTGCTACAGGCGCTACAGGGGAGGTTGATGGGCAACCTTCCAGTTCTCACTCTGAGCTTCGTGCTCACAACTTGGATGATGCAGCGTCTGGCTGGAAGAACACTGCCGGCACTGATTCCTGTTGCCGTGCATGCAGTCGTCACCCCTGAGGAACACCGCAAACGGTTTCTCGTGGCGAGTGAACTGTTAGGAAGCTTCCGCCGCAACTTGAAACAGAGGGTGGACGGCATGGCCCCCAACGCTGAGGGGGAACAGCCTCAAACCGATCTGAACAGCCAGATCCAACATCTTTTCGATCAGCTCGACCAAAATCGTGATGGCCATCTCAGCCTTGACGAGCTTCGCAATGCGCTGCTGTCAGGCGGTGTGAACCATAAAACCCATCTGCGACGAACGTCATCCCTGAACAATCAAGTGTTGGCAACGATGAGATCAATGGATCTCAATGGTGATGGCCATATCGACTCCGCTGAATTCAGCCAGTTCATCCAACGCTTGCAACGACTCCGAGAGGGAGAGGAGCGGTTGCTGCTGTACTTAATGCCCGTCGATGCCAATGGCAACGATCGTCTCGATCAAGAGGAATTAACGCGACTCCTGCAAAGCATCGGCCAACCGCCGCTCACCGCCGGGGAACAAGCGTTGGTGTTCCCAAACCAGCAGCAAAGTCTTAGCTGGCACAATTTCGTGGATCGCTTGTTGTTGAGCTAA
- a CDS encoding allophycocyanin subunit beta-18: MRDAITGLIGRYDQLGRYFDRSAIDRIEGYFGQAELRLKAVELINREAAELVREASQRLFVGDPELLLPGGNAYTTRRLAACLRDMDYFLRYASYALIADDSTILNERVLNGLDDTYKSLGVPTGPTVRSMILLADVLCERMVAEGSSPSECQTLRKPFDHLASGLSANDISQR, encoded by the coding sequence ATGCGTGATGCCATCACCGGGTTGATCGGCCGTTACGACCAATTGGGTCGCTATTTCGATCGATCAGCGATCGATCGTATTGAGGGATATTTCGGCCAAGCCGAGTTGCGACTTAAGGCCGTTGAGTTGATTAATCGCGAAGCGGCTGAGCTGGTACGAGAAGCGAGTCAAAGGCTTTTTGTAGGCGACCCTGAGTTGCTTCTGCCTGGTGGCAATGCCTACACCACCCGCCGGCTTGCGGCTTGTTTGCGCGATATGGATTACTTCCTTCGTTACGCCAGCTATGCCCTGATTGCCGACGACAGCACGATCCTCAATGAACGGGTGCTGAACGGTTTGGACGACACCTACAAGAGCCTGGGTGTTCCAACTGGACCCACGGTTCGCAGCATGATCCTTTTGGCAGATGTTCTCTGCGAACGCATGGTGGCTGAAGGATCAAGTCCCAGCGAGTGCCAGACGCTTCGCAAGCCCTTCGATCATCTTGCCTCAGGTCTTTCCGCAAACGACATCAGCCAGCGCTGA
- a CDS encoding ATP-binding protein, which yields MSSRLGSTSGSFSFNLTPSFQRTRWADFILPSTLQLSPLLELLLDPVDCVETTGRLQLGLQEALVNAVRHGNSGDPNKCLRVRRILTPQWMIWQIQDEGEGVPTHARLGELPDCIEANQGRGLFLIYQCFDDVRWSRRGNRVQLASRRPDARVASLNGADSQDLSVPV from the coding sequence ATGTCATCACGGCTTGGATCGACTTCAGGGTCGTTCAGTTTCAATCTCACCCCTTCGTTCCAACGAACGCGATGGGCTGACTTCATTCTTCCTTCCACTCTGCAACTCTCTCCGTTGTTGGAGCTGCTACTCGACCCCGTGGATTGTGTGGAAACAACCGGTCGGCTTCAACTCGGTCTTCAGGAAGCTCTCGTGAATGCTGTTCGTCATGGGAACTCTGGAGATCCCAACAAGTGTTTGCGTGTGCGGCGCATCCTCACCCCTCAATGGATGATTTGGCAGATCCAGGATGAAGGTGAAGGAGTCCCTACCCATGCACGTCTTGGGGAGCTGCCTGATTGCATCGAAGCCAATCAAGGCCGTGGACTGTTTTTGATTTATCAGTGTTTTGATGATGTGCGTTGGAGTCGACGCGGGAATCGCGTCCAGCTGGCAAGCCGCCGGCCCGATGCTCGAGTGGCGTCCCTTAACGGTGCGGACAGCCAGGATCTTTCAGTTCCCGTCTAA
- a CDS encoding nucleoside deaminase — MRSAKSLTMQSPIELSPQKMQAWMGILIERARRFGERGEVPVSAVVLDHHGRCIGHGINQRELHHDPLGHAELMAVRQACRLRGDWRLNDCTLLVTLEPCPMCAGALVQARVGQVIFAATDPKRGAMGSTINLATHISAHHRMTVIGGVLGEEAKEMLSSWFKQRRRRSDGTGAAPFQTGSTTC; from the coding sequence ATGCGCTCAGCCAAGAGCCTGACGATGCAGTCTCCAATCGAACTGTCTCCGCAGAAGATGCAAGCCTGGATGGGGATTTTGATCGAACGCGCGCGTCGTTTCGGCGAACGAGGAGAAGTTCCCGTTAGTGCCGTTGTGTTGGATCACCATGGTCGCTGCATTGGCCATGGCATCAACCAGAGAGAGCTGCATCACGATCCCCTTGGTCATGCTGAGTTGATGGCCGTTCGTCAGGCCTGCCGTCTGCGTGGTGACTGGCGCCTCAATGACTGCACTCTTTTGGTGACCTTGGAACCCTGTCCCATGTGCGCTGGCGCCTTGGTTCAAGCGAGAGTCGGCCAGGTCATTTTTGCCGCGACTGACCCGAAGCGGGGAGCGATGGGAAGCACGATCAACTTGGCCACCCACATCAGTGCACACCACCGAATGACCGTGATCGGTGGTGTGCTGGGTGAGGAGGCGAAAGAGATGCTGTCGAGCTGGTTTAAGCAGCGACGGCGACGTTCTGACGGAACTGGGGCAGCTCCGTTTCAAACAGGTTCAACAACCTGCTGA
- a CDS encoding alanine--glyoxylate aminotransferase family protein: protein MATTHSPLLVDSSHRRAIAPISTPDRLLLGPGPSNADPTVLKALSRTPIGHLDPLYVELMGEVQELLRYAWQTDNRLTLPMSGTGSAAMEATLANTVEPGDTVLVAVKGYFGNRLVDMAGRYRANVKVIEKPWGEAFTKDELETALIEHKPTILAMVHAETSTGVCQPMEGIGDLCRKHDCLLLLDTVTSLGGVPLYLDEWKVDLAYSCSQKGLSCPPGLGPFTMGPRAEAKLAARQDKVPNWYLDVSLLNQYWGSDRVYHHTAPVNMNFGMREALRLLAEEGLDMAWARHRSNAEALWSGLESMGLEMHVPEELRLPTLTTVRIPDDVDGKAFTQHLLNNHGIEVGGGLGVLAGKIWRIGLMGYNSNPQNVSRLLNLFETELPQFRQNVAVAA from the coding sequence TTGGCGACGACGCACTCCCCCCTGTTGGTTGATTCGTCCCATCGAAGGGCTATTGCCCCGATCAGCACCCCCGATCGTTTGCTGCTTGGTCCAGGGCCTTCGAATGCCGATCCAACGGTGCTCAAAGCTTTGTCTCGAACTCCGATTGGTCATCTCGATCCGCTTTATGTGGAGCTGATGGGCGAAGTGCAGGAGCTTCTTCGTTATGCCTGGCAGACCGACAATCGCTTGACCTTGCCAATGAGCGGCACGGGCAGCGCAGCCATGGAAGCAACGCTTGCCAACACGGTGGAACCCGGCGACACCGTTCTCGTTGCTGTGAAGGGTTATTTCGGTAATCGACTTGTCGACATGGCCGGTCGCTACCGCGCCAATGTGAAGGTGATCGAAAAGCCCTGGGGTGAAGCCTTTACGAAGGATGAGCTCGAAACGGCACTGATTGAGCACAAGCCCACCATCCTGGCGATGGTGCATGCCGAAACGTCCACCGGCGTGTGTCAACCGATGGAAGGGATTGGAGATCTCTGCCGCAAGCACGATTGTTTGCTGTTGCTCGACACCGTCACCTCTCTTGGAGGCGTTCCCCTCTATCTCGATGAATGGAAAGTTGATCTGGCCTACAGCTGTAGTCAGAAAGGATTGAGCTGCCCTCCAGGTCTTGGTCCATTCACCATGGGCCCCAGAGCTGAAGCCAAGCTTGCAGCGCGTCAAGACAAAGTGCCCAATTGGTATCTCGACGTTTCCCTTCTCAATCAGTACTGGGGCAGTGACCGTGTGTATCACCACACAGCACCGGTCAACATGAATTTCGGCATGCGTGAAGCGCTCAGGCTGCTGGCAGAAGAAGGATTGGATATGGCTTGGGCGCGTCACCGCAGCAACGCTGAAGCGCTGTGGTCTGGTCTGGAATCAATGGGTCTTGAAATGCATGTACCCGAGGAGCTTCGATTGCCCACCCTCACCACTGTTCGTATTCCTGATGATGTGGATGGAAAGGCCTTCACTCAGCACCTGCTCAACAACCACGGCATCGAAGTGGGTGGTGGTCTTGGCGTTCTTGCCGGAAAAATATGGCGAATTGGACTGATGGGTTACAACTCAAACCCACAGAACGTCAGCAGGTTGTTGAACCTGTTTGAAACGGAGCTGCCCCAGTTCCGTCAGAACGTCGCCGTCGCTGCTTAA
- a CDS encoding arginase family protein — translation MHDAANLLCTTVQQQRFPLVIAADHSTAASTIAGIRPAHPQSRLGVIWNDSHADNHAPFTTPRGTCMGTTFQRRGGLWANEAILLLFRLLSDPRVCCWEICEINPYRDELTTIAELSLGIFQAGLEVLGERFSSTSSSHAS, via the coding sequence ATGCACGACGCAGCGAATTTGTTGTGCACAACTGTTCAGCAGCAGAGATTCCCACTCGTCATTGCGGCAGACCACTCCACTGCTGCCTCAACAATTGCAGGAATCCGCCCTGCCCATCCTCAGTCGCGGCTTGGGGTGATCTGGAATGATTCCCACGCTGATAATCATGCCCCCTTCACGACTCCTCGGGGAACATGCATGGGGACAACTTTTCAGAGGCGAGGAGGTCTCTGGGCAAATGAGGCCATTCTCCTGCTATTCAGGCTTCTCTCAGATCCACGCGTTTGTTGCTGGGAAATTTGTGAAATCAATCCCTACCGTGATGAGCTAACTACCATTGCCGAGCTGTCTTTGGGCATCTTCCAGGCTGGGCTGGAGGTTCTCGGGGAACGGTTCAGCTCGACATCTTCATCCCATGCAAGCTGA
- the psb28 gene encoding photosystem II reaction center protein Psb28 — translation MADGSKAVIQFLRGVDEPVVPDIRVTRSRDGRTGQAIFVFEQPEALAPEVMEAITGMFMLDEEGMLVTREVNGKFVNGKASALEATYTWKSEQDFERFMRFAQRYADSSGLGYSQDSGEAPASDSSNG, via the coding sequence ATGGCAGACGGAAGCAAGGCAGTGATCCAGTTCCTTCGTGGTGTGGATGAACCCGTCGTTCCAGACATCCGCGTGACTCGCAGTCGTGATGGACGAACTGGACAGGCCATCTTCGTGTTTGAACAACCCGAGGCACTTGCGCCTGAAGTCATGGAAGCCATCACAGGCATGTTCATGCTTGACGAAGAGGGCATGCTCGTCACCCGTGAGGTGAATGGCAAGTTCGTGAACGGCAAAGCAAGCGCCTTGGAGGCCACGTACACCTGGAAAAGCGAACAGGATTTTGAGCGCTTCATGCGCTTCGCTCAGAGGTATGCCGATTCCTCAGGTCTTGGTTATTCCCAGGATTCAGGAGAAGCTCCTGCGAGTGACAGCTCGAACGGGTGA
- a CDS encoding class I SAM-dependent methyltransferase: protein MASSLTEIAYRTIQQGRSLAGLAHKELSTKAMELLAPDVVPNTEPVPDELLGELRRSLSALQDIDWQESEQGLYPSSLLFDIPWLEWAERYPRVWLDLPSNWARRRSRNVQDIPDTHDKELYPDYYLQNFHHQTDGYLSDHSAELYDLQVDILFNGAADSMRRRLIAPLKRGLKRFSDRPEASLRILDVATGTGRTLHQIRAALPKASLFGLDLSESYLRQANRWLNKGRDSLVQLLRGNGESMPFGDESMQAVTCVFLMHELPAEARQAVLNDAYRVLEPGGVLVLADSIQLKDSPQYSVPMDNFRKIFHEPFYRDFISDDIESRLSEAGFTGISAESHFMVRVWTANKP, encoded by the coding sequence ATGGCTTCGAGCCTGACTGAAATCGCTTACCGCACCATCCAGCAGGGCAGGAGCCTGGCAGGACTGGCCCATAAGGAGCTGAGCACCAAAGCCATGGAGCTGTTGGCACCCGACGTTGTCCCCAACACAGAACCTGTTCCTGACGAATTACTGGGCGAACTCCGGCGCTCATTAAGCGCTTTGCAGGACATCGATTGGCAGGAATCAGAGCAAGGGCTCTATCCCTCATCTCTGCTGTTTGATATTCCCTGGCTGGAGTGGGCTGAGCGTTACCCACGCGTTTGGCTTGACCTTCCCTCAAATTGGGCCAGGCGAAGGTCTCGAAACGTCCAGGACATCCCTGACACGCACGACAAAGAGCTGTATCCAGATTATTACTTACAGAACTTCCATCATCAAACGGATGGTTATCTCAGCGATCACTCTGCTGAGCTTTACGACTTACAGGTCGACATTCTCTTCAACGGTGCTGCCGACTCGATGCGCCGCAGGCTGATTGCTCCTCTAAAACGGGGTTTGAAACGATTTAGCGATCGTCCCGAAGCCAGTCTTCGCATCCTTGACGTCGCCACAGGAACCGGTCGGACGCTCCATCAAATCCGAGCTGCTCTACCGAAAGCCTCACTGTTTGGTCTTGACCTTTCCGAATCCTATTTGCGTCAGGCCAATCGTTGGCTGAATAAGGGACGCGACAGCCTCGTGCAGCTGCTACGAGGCAATGGTGAATCCATGCCTTTTGGTGATGAAAGCATGCAGGCTGTGACATGCGTTTTCCTAATGCATGAGCTTCCTGCTGAGGCTCGCCAGGCTGTTCTCAATGATGCCTACCGAGTGCTTGAGCCTGGTGGAGTTCTTGTTCTTGCCGACTCCATCCAACTCAAAGATTCACCGCAGTACAGCGTGCCGATGGATAACTTCCGAAAGATCTTTCATGAGCCTTTTTACAGAGATTTCATTTCAGATGACATCGAATCACGCCTGAGCGAAGCTGGCTTCACAGGGATTTCAGCCGAATCCCATTTCATGGTGAGAGTTTGGACTGCCAACAAGCCTTGA